In one Populus nigra chromosome 12, ddPopNigr1.1, whole genome shotgun sequence genomic region, the following are encoded:
- the LOC133669018 gene encoding germin-like protein 9-3 — MASASFTLVFFSLLVIPFAVVQIAMAGDPDIISDFLIPPNVTTFDGSFFTFTGMRALVGAQPPSALKVSKVSAAEFPALIGQSVSYAVLQFPAGTTNPPHVHPRSAELLFLADGSLQVGFVDTTNKLFTQTLQAGDMFIFPKGLVHFQYNADAQNTALAISAFGSASAGTVSLPTTLFATSIDDNILALAFKTDVATIQALKAGLAPKI; from the coding sequence ATGGCCTCAGCTTCTTTCACCCTCGTTTTTTTCTCATTGCTAGTAATCCCATTTGCCGTTGTCCAAATAGCAATGGCGGGAGACCCAGACATTATTTCAGACTTCTTAATCCCACCAAATGTAACCACATTTGATGGATCATTCTTCACATTCACTGGCATGCGTGCCCTTGTGGGTGCACAGCCACCTTCAGCTCTCAAGGTCTCGAAAGTAAGCGCAGCTGAGTTCCCTGCTCTTATAGGTCAGAGTGTCTCGTATGCAGTTCTTCAATTCCCGGCTGGCACTACTAATCCACCTCACGTTCACCCTCGCTCAGCTGAACTCCTTTTCCTTGCGGATGGTTCTCTTCAAGTAGGGTTTGTTGACACAACCAACAAGCTCTTCACACAGACTCTACAAGCTGGAGACATGTTCATATTCCCCAAGGGGCTCGTCCACTTCCAATACAACGCGGATGCTCAGAATACAGCTCTGGCAATTTCTGCTTTTGGAAGTGCTAGTGCAGGGACCGTATCACTTCCTACCACCCTTTTCGCCACGAGCATTGACGATAACATCTTGGCCTTGGCCTTCAAGACTGATGTTGCCACCATTCAAGCTCTCAAGGCTGGTCTTGCACCCAAGATTTGA
- the LOC133669231 gene encoding protein EPIDERMAL PATTERNING FACTOR 1-like, whose product MKFLVGAHKSLLLMLIFMVFMVGKSLRPHHYTKPSYSKEGASNGDEAHDFPKEAPREELGMELYPTGSSLPDCSHACGPCTPCKRVMVSFKCSVAESCPIVYRCMCKGKYYHVPSA is encoded by the exons ATGAAGTTCTTAGTTGGAGCCCACAAATCTTTGCTTCTTATgcttatttttatggttttcatgGTTGGTAAAAGCCTCCGGCCTCATCATT ATACCAAGCCCAGCTACAGCAAAGAAGGTGCTTCAAATGGTGATGAGGCTCATGATTTccccaag GAAGCACCAAGAGAAGAGCTAGGAATGGAACTATATCCGACAGGATCAAGCTTGCCAGACTGCTCTCATGCCTGTGGACCTTGCACTCCATGCAAGAGGGTGATGGTGAGCTTCAAGTGCTCCGTTGCAGAATCTTGTCCTATTGTTTACAGGTGCATGTGTAAAGGGAAATACTACCATGTGCCTTCAGCATGA
- the LOC133669499 gene encoding putative 1-phosphatidylinositol-3-phosphate 5-kinase FAB1D isoform X1: MCSMCHYCGADQAKLKDEKQKLENGDSLKLNGEEPIWSCQFCQEKQEPESMNHDGLSHSVSPMISPSTSLSISDRSISSCSDLSVDVNLHDRTHQEEGTVHSAQKDLGYGVNDQQHNTRLEAPVNRVDGLHKVTGKDSHNGSDRDTVRDVEIVELVNDRESEGNSSVNSVGSSNEGNDISQISDDEADARVWEPPEAEDPEDDLDGGVAFIDDDEECGDGTKWGKPSSLSCWRGEGSQSFKFKEEKQKAMEEVVNGKFKAIVSQLLKTAGVACVVGDGESWVDIVTSLSWEAASFLKPEAVDGKAMDLDGYVKVKCIATGSRSESQVVEGLVFKKHAAHKHMPTKYKNPRLLLIRGVLGHSSSVLSSFKSMEQEKDNLKSLFETIEMCHPNVVLVEKSVSRDVQESILAKGITLIYDVKLHRLKRIARCTGSPILSSDALISQKLKHCDSFHIERFVEEHAGVGEGGKKPSKTLMFIEGCPTHLGCTILLKGSHSDELKRVKYVTQFAVVIAYHLILETSFLVDWKTMFSSAVFAGVASNSSRDLQSSVLGTSIPSVEDSTTETGSSTIDIPICNGFHEEGFHNINIGLEGYNPAILSGFSSLSASLKKVAGDSLPLASSSPHQSLSNYVGFNGKEINGQISEEVPVLKTVEASDLYDMEGKKGSDKEKTVDDGHPQSLFPCSEASLDRIKDVNYNEDQIQSEGDVNAVLDSQSILVLMSRRNALRGTVCEQSHFSHIMFYKNFDVPLGKFLRDNLLNQRSQCSTCGELPEAHFYYYAHHNKQLTIQVKRLLKILPGEAEGKLWMWIRCGKCKHESKFPKSTKRVLISTAACSLSLGKFLELSFSHQFSSGILFSCGHSLERDFLYFFGLGPLAAMFKYSPVTTYTLSLPPQKLEFHTIRPDGPKQEFHDVYLRGMLLFNGVGETLKNLRSRFAGSVLNLQGSLKEFSDIEDMLKQESSEFEKAVVKNRDEAVYKLLSLNQLLWELLLESCIWERRLQSLLSPDPSVLVTGASEKEVQDQFESQMTGTADGRNHGNDTSSDKVYENSGKLRDTLSTTVRASEFSIKEIPVDGHVHESREHDNLYTSPTAAEDIERSRVSGLSQNRFFNQELFVKPSDSAHQHSDDGNCQADYFSDIQVERTIPIVTSIEMSDSFVDSDSSKKGTSARSLAFSLENTNGWFWMPFSEIRRIYMKDLQRGFMPKFQPISSYIQEHVSAAYQLIMEEGQRLHIPVGTDNYMVRDYDGELSSIIACALAFLKDQPVSTELYNEDGRKEGGMSFKSTDSLDILTRIPTMISPRWSSNGSDSDSVHSKLNISLEESHLSSFDGLNLLESVVPPANLSPEVSLAVSKSFGKGKYSVICLYAKQFRDLRNRCCPSELDYIASLSRCKKWDAKGGKSNSFFAKTLDDRFIIKEIKRTEFESFVKFAPHYFKYMNESFELGNQTCLAKVLGIYQVITRQTKSGKEIKHDLMVMENLTFGRNITRQYDLKGALHARYNSAADGAGVVLLDKNFVEDMNSSPLYVSNTSKYLLERAVWNDTTFLNSINVMDYSLLVGVDTQRRELVCGIIDYLRQYTWDKQLETWVKSSLVPKNVLPTVISPIEYKKRFRKFMTVHFLSVPDNWCSQSSSNPCELCGAGEDGSSQFKSQKQGQNGHTH; the protein is encoded by the exons aTGTGTAGCATGTGTCATTATTGTGGTGCTGATCAGGCaaagttgaaggatgaaaagCAGAAACTAGAGAATGGAGATTCTTTAAAACTAAATGGTGAAGAGCCCATTTGGTCTTGCCAATTTTGTCAGGAAAAGCAGGAACCGGAATCGATGAACCATGATGGTTTGAGTCATTCTGTGTCACCAATGATCAGTCCATCAACTTCGTTGTCTATCAGTGATAGATCTATCTCAAGCTGCA GTGATCTTTCTGTGGATGTAAACTTGCATGACCG GACTCATCAAGAGGAAGGAACGGTACACAGTGCCCAAAAGGATCTAGGTTATGGGGTGAATGACCAACAACACAACACAAGATTGGAAGCTCCTGTAAATAGAGTGGATGGATTACATAAAGTGACGGGGAAGGATAGCCATAATGGCAGTGATAGAGACACAGTGAGAGATGTAGAAATTGTGGAACTTGTTAACGATCGAGAATCAGAAGGTAACTCTTCTGTGAACAGTGTTGGATCTTCAAATGAAGGAAATGATATTTCTCAAATCAGTGACGACGAAGCAGATGCACGGGTTTGGGAGCCTCCTGAAGCAGAAGATCCAGAGGATGATTTGGACGGTGGTGTGGCTTTTATTGATGACGATGAGGAGTGTGGCGATGGCACAAAATGGGGTAAACCAAGTTCTTTGAGTTGCTGGAGGGGTGAAGGCAGTCAGAGCTTCAAgttcaaagaagaaaaacagaagGCAATGGAAGAAGTGGTTAATGGGAAATTCAAGGCCATCGTGAGTCAACTTCTTAAAACAGCAGGTGTTGCCTGTGTGGTGGGAGATGGTGAAAGTTGGGTGGATATTGTTACATCTTTATCATGGGAAGCTGCTTCATTTTTGAAGCCTGAAGCAGTGGATGGGAAAGCAATGGATCTAGATGGTTATGTGAAAGTAAAATGCATTGCAACTGGTTCTCGCAGTGAAAG TCAAGTTGTGGAAGGCTTGGTCTTTAAAAAACATGCTGCTCACAAGCACATGCCCACTAAGTACAAGAACCCAAGGTTGTTACTGATCCGAGGTGTGCTTGGTCACTCTTCAAGTGTATTGTCATCATTTAAATCAATGGAGCAG GAAAAGGATAATCTGAAGTCTCTCTTTGAGACCATAGAAATGTGCCATCCAAATGTAGTTTTAGTAGAAAAATCTGTTTCTCGTGATGTCCAAGAGTCCATCCTAGCTAAAGGAATCACATTGATCTACGACGTGAAGCTCCATCGTCTAAAAAGGATCGCACGCTGTACTGGTTCACCAATTTTATCATCTGATGCTTTGATTAGTCAGAAGTTAAAGCATTGTGACTCCTTTCATATCGAGAGATTTGTGGAGGAACATGCGGGGGTAGGCGAAGGAGGAAAGAAGCCAAGTAAGACATTGATGTTCATTGAGGGCTGTCCGACACATTTGGGTTGTACA ATTTTGTTGAAAGGAAGTCACAGTGATGAGTTGAAGAGGGTTAAATATGTGACCCAGTTTGCAGTAGTAATTGCATATCACTTGATTCTGGAGACTTCGTTTCTTGTTGATTGGAAGACAATGTTTTCTTCAGCAGTATTTGCTGGAGTAGCCAGCAACTCATCAAGAGATCTGCAGTCTTCTGTTTTAGGAACTAGTATTCCTAGTGTTGAGGACTCTACAACTGAAACTGGTTCATCTACCATTGATATTCCCATTTGTAATGGATTTCATGAAGAAGGTTTCCACAATATAAATATAGGATTAGAGGGATATAATCCTGCCATTCTTTCTGGATTTTCCTCCCTTTCAGCCTCTCTGAAGAAAGTTGCTGGGGACAGCTTACCTCTTGCCTCCTCTTCTCCTCATCAGTCTTTATCTAATTACGTTGGCTTCAATGGAAAAGAAATTAATGGTCAAATCTCGGAAGAGGTTCCAGTTTTAAAAACTGTGGAAGCTTCTGACCTCTATGATATGGAAGGTAAAAAAGGTTCTGACAAAGAGAAGACAGTTGATGATGGACATCCTCAATCTTTGTTTCCTTGCTCCGAAGCCTCTCTGGACAGAATAAAAGATGTCAACTATAACGAAGATCAAATCCAAAGTGAGGGTGATGTCAATGCAGTGTTGGATTCTCAGAGTATTTTGGTTTTGATGTCTAGACGGAATGCCTTAAGAGGGACTGTATGTGAGCAAAGCCATTTTTCTCATATAATGTTCTACAAGAATTTTGATGTTCCCCTCGGAAAGTTTCTTCGGGATAATTTACTCAATCAG AGAAGCCAGTGCAGCACTTGCGGTGAATTGCCGGAAGCACACTTTTACTATTATGCTCATCATAATAAGCAGCTTACCATACAAGTTAAAAGGCTTCTGAAGATTTTGCCTGGAGAAGCAGAAGGAAAACTTTGGATGTGGATTCGCTGTGGTAAATGTAAACATGAAAGCAAATTCCCAAAATCTACTAAACGAGTCTTGATTTCAACTGCTGCATGTAGCCTTTCCTTGGGAAAATTCTTGGAGCTGAGCTTTTCCCACCAATTTTCATCTGGAATTTTATTTAGCTGTGGCCATTCACTGGAGAGAGACTTCCTCTACTTCTTTGG ACTGGGTCCTTTGGCAGCAATGTTTAAATACTCTCCAGTGACAACCTATACTTTGTCTCTCCCACCTCAGAAGCTGGAGTTCCATACAATCAGGCCTGATGGCCCCAAGCAAGAATTTCATGAT gtttatttAAGAGGGATGTTACTCTTCAATGGGGTTGGTGAGACTTTGAAGAATTTAAGATCTCGATTTGCAGGGTCAGTTCTGAATCTTCAAGGTTCATTGAAAGAATTCTCTGATATTGAGGATATGTTGAAGCAGGAGAGTTCTGAGTTCGAG AAAGCTGTTGTTAAAAATAGGGATGAGGCTGTTTATAAGCTTCTTAGCTTGAATCAATTATTGTGGGAGCTTCTTCTTGAATCATGCATCTGGGAAAGACGTCTGCAGTCATTGCTCTCACCTGATCCTTCAGTGCTAGTGACTGGTGCCAGTGAGAAAGAAGTGCAGGACCAGTTTGAGTCACAGATGACTGGCACTGCTGATGGAAGAAACCATGGGAATGATACTAGCAGTGACAAAGTTTATGAAAACAGTGGCAAATTGAGGGATACACTCAGTACAACTGTTAGAGCAAGTGAATTTTCAATCAAAGAAATTCCAGTTGATGGTCACGTTCATGAATCTAGGGAACATGATAATCTTTACACCTCACCTACCGCGGCTGAGGATATTGAGAGGTCAAGAGTGAGTGGTCTGAGCCAGAACAGGTTTTTCAACCAAGAACTATTTGTGAAACCTAGTGACTCTGCCCACCAGCATTCTGATGATGGAAATTGCCAAGCAGACTATTTTTCTGATATACAAGTTGAAAGAACCATTCCAATTGTGACTAGTATAGAGATGAGCGATTCTTTTGTTGATTCTGATTCATCTAAAAAGGGTACGTCTGCACGTTCTCTAGCATTCAGCTTAGAGAACACAAATGGATGGTTCTGGATGCCATTTTCAGAAATCCGACGGATCTACATGAAGGATCTTCAGAGAGGTTTCATGCCAAAATTTCAGCCGATCAGTAGCTATATTCAGGAACACGTATCTGCAGCTTATCAACTAATCATGGAGGAAGGACAGAGGCTGCACATCCCTGTTGGAACTGATAATTATATGGTGAGAGACTACGATGGTGAACTCTCTAGCATAATTGCTTGTGCACTGGCATTTTTAAAAGATCAACCTGTTTCAACAGAGCTTTACAACGAGGATGGTAGGAAAGAGGGTGGCATGTCTTTTAAATCAACTGATAGTTTAGACATACTGACTCGAATTCCTACAATGATCTCCCCACGTTGGTCTTCTAACGGTTCTGATTCAGATTCTGTTCATTCTAAACTAAATATTTCTTTGGAAGAGTCACACTTGTCCAGCTTTGATGGGTTAAATTTATTGGAATCTGTGGTTCCTCCAGCAAATCTCAGCCCTGAAGTCTCTCTTGCGGTATCAAAATCATTTGGAAAGGGTAAATACTCTGTAATTTGTCTATACGCTAAGCAGTTCCGTGATCTTCGGAATCGATGTTGTCCATCTGAACTTGATTATATAGCTTCCCTCAGTCGTTGTAAGAAATGGGATGCAAAAGGTGGAAAGAGCAATTCCTTTTTTGCAAAGACACTGGATGACAGATTTATCATAAAGGAAATTAAGAGGACAGAATTTGAGTCATTTGTGAAGTTTGCTCCACATTATTTCAAATACATGAACGAGTCATTTGAGTTAGGAAACCAAACTTGTCTTGCAAAAGTTCTGGGGATTTATCAG GTGATCACTAGACAAACCAAAAGTGGGAAAGAGATAAAGCATGATCTGATGGTCATGGAGAATCTTACCTTTGGTCGAAACATCACTCGCCAGTATGATCTTAAGGGAGCTTTACATGCTAGATACAATTCAGCTGCTGATGGTGCAGGAGTTGTTCTTCTGGATAAAAACTTTGTTGAAGACATGAATTCCTCTCCACTATACGTCAGTAATACATCAAAGTATCTCTTGGAACGTGCTGTTTGGAATGACACCACCTTTCTTAAT
- the LOC133669499 gene encoding putative 1-phosphatidylinositol-3-phosphate 5-kinase FAB1D isoform X2, with the protein MCHYCGADQAKLKDEKQKLENGDSLKLNGEEPIWSCQFCQEKQEPESMNHDGLSHSVSPMISPSTSLSISDRSISSCSDLSVDVNLHDRTHQEEGTVHSAQKDLGYGVNDQQHNTRLEAPVNRVDGLHKVTGKDSHNGSDRDTVRDVEIVELVNDRESEGNSSVNSVGSSNEGNDISQISDDEADARVWEPPEAEDPEDDLDGGVAFIDDDEECGDGTKWGKPSSLSCWRGEGSQSFKFKEEKQKAMEEVVNGKFKAIVSQLLKTAGVACVVGDGESWVDIVTSLSWEAASFLKPEAVDGKAMDLDGYVKVKCIATGSRSESQVVEGLVFKKHAAHKHMPTKYKNPRLLLIRGVLGHSSSVLSSFKSMEQEKDNLKSLFETIEMCHPNVVLVEKSVSRDVQESILAKGITLIYDVKLHRLKRIARCTGSPILSSDALISQKLKHCDSFHIERFVEEHAGVGEGGKKPSKTLMFIEGCPTHLGCTILLKGSHSDELKRVKYVTQFAVVIAYHLILETSFLVDWKTMFSSAVFAGVASNSSRDLQSSVLGTSIPSVEDSTTETGSSTIDIPICNGFHEEGFHNINIGLEGYNPAILSGFSSLSASLKKVAGDSLPLASSSPHQSLSNYVGFNGKEINGQISEEVPVLKTVEASDLYDMEGKKGSDKEKTVDDGHPQSLFPCSEASLDRIKDVNYNEDQIQSEGDVNAVLDSQSILVLMSRRNALRGTVCEQSHFSHIMFYKNFDVPLGKFLRDNLLNQRSQCSTCGELPEAHFYYYAHHNKQLTIQVKRLLKILPGEAEGKLWMWIRCGKCKHESKFPKSTKRVLISTAACSLSLGKFLELSFSHQFSSGILFSCGHSLERDFLYFFGLGPLAAMFKYSPVTTYTLSLPPQKLEFHTIRPDGPKQEFHDVYLRGMLLFNGVGETLKNLRSRFAGSVLNLQGSLKEFSDIEDMLKQESSEFEKAVVKNRDEAVYKLLSLNQLLWELLLESCIWERRLQSLLSPDPSVLVTGASEKEVQDQFESQMTGTADGRNHGNDTSSDKVYENSGKLRDTLSTTVRASEFSIKEIPVDGHVHESREHDNLYTSPTAAEDIERSRVSGLSQNRFFNQELFVKPSDSAHQHSDDGNCQADYFSDIQVERTIPIVTSIEMSDSFVDSDSSKKGTSARSLAFSLENTNGWFWMPFSEIRRIYMKDLQRGFMPKFQPISSYIQEHVSAAYQLIMEEGQRLHIPVGTDNYMVRDYDGELSSIIACALAFLKDQPVSTELYNEDGRKEGGMSFKSTDSLDILTRIPTMISPRWSSNGSDSDSVHSKLNISLEESHLSSFDGLNLLESVVPPANLSPEVSLAVSKSFGKGKYSVICLYAKQFRDLRNRCCPSELDYIASLSRCKKWDAKGGKSNSFFAKTLDDRFIIKEIKRTEFESFVKFAPHYFKYMNESFELGNQTCLAKVLGIYQVITRQTKSGKEIKHDLMVMENLTFGRNITRQYDLKGALHARYNSAADGAGVVLLDKNFVEDMNSSPLYVSNTSKYLLERAVWNDTTFLNSINVMDYSLLVGVDTQRRELVCGIIDYLRQYTWDKQLETWVKSSLVPKNVLPTVISPIEYKKRFRKFMTVHFLSVPDNWCSQSSSNPCELCGAGEDGSSQFKSQKQGQNGHTH; encoded by the exons ATGTGTCATTATTGTGGTGCTGATCAGGCaaagttgaaggatgaaaagCAGAAACTAGAGAATGGAGATTCTTTAAAACTAAATGGTGAAGAGCCCATTTGGTCTTGCCAATTTTGTCAGGAAAAGCAGGAACCGGAATCGATGAACCATGATGGTTTGAGTCATTCTGTGTCACCAATGATCAGTCCATCAACTTCGTTGTCTATCAGTGATAGATCTATCTCAAGCTGCA GTGATCTTTCTGTGGATGTAAACTTGCATGACCG GACTCATCAAGAGGAAGGAACGGTACACAGTGCCCAAAAGGATCTAGGTTATGGGGTGAATGACCAACAACACAACACAAGATTGGAAGCTCCTGTAAATAGAGTGGATGGATTACATAAAGTGACGGGGAAGGATAGCCATAATGGCAGTGATAGAGACACAGTGAGAGATGTAGAAATTGTGGAACTTGTTAACGATCGAGAATCAGAAGGTAACTCTTCTGTGAACAGTGTTGGATCTTCAAATGAAGGAAATGATATTTCTCAAATCAGTGACGACGAAGCAGATGCACGGGTTTGGGAGCCTCCTGAAGCAGAAGATCCAGAGGATGATTTGGACGGTGGTGTGGCTTTTATTGATGACGATGAGGAGTGTGGCGATGGCACAAAATGGGGTAAACCAAGTTCTTTGAGTTGCTGGAGGGGTGAAGGCAGTCAGAGCTTCAAgttcaaagaagaaaaacagaagGCAATGGAAGAAGTGGTTAATGGGAAATTCAAGGCCATCGTGAGTCAACTTCTTAAAACAGCAGGTGTTGCCTGTGTGGTGGGAGATGGTGAAAGTTGGGTGGATATTGTTACATCTTTATCATGGGAAGCTGCTTCATTTTTGAAGCCTGAAGCAGTGGATGGGAAAGCAATGGATCTAGATGGTTATGTGAAAGTAAAATGCATTGCAACTGGTTCTCGCAGTGAAAG TCAAGTTGTGGAAGGCTTGGTCTTTAAAAAACATGCTGCTCACAAGCACATGCCCACTAAGTACAAGAACCCAAGGTTGTTACTGATCCGAGGTGTGCTTGGTCACTCTTCAAGTGTATTGTCATCATTTAAATCAATGGAGCAG GAAAAGGATAATCTGAAGTCTCTCTTTGAGACCATAGAAATGTGCCATCCAAATGTAGTTTTAGTAGAAAAATCTGTTTCTCGTGATGTCCAAGAGTCCATCCTAGCTAAAGGAATCACATTGATCTACGACGTGAAGCTCCATCGTCTAAAAAGGATCGCACGCTGTACTGGTTCACCAATTTTATCATCTGATGCTTTGATTAGTCAGAAGTTAAAGCATTGTGACTCCTTTCATATCGAGAGATTTGTGGAGGAACATGCGGGGGTAGGCGAAGGAGGAAAGAAGCCAAGTAAGACATTGATGTTCATTGAGGGCTGTCCGACACATTTGGGTTGTACA ATTTTGTTGAAAGGAAGTCACAGTGATGAGTTGAAGAGGGTTAAATATGTGACCCAGTTTGCAGTAGTAATTGCATATCACTTGATTCTGGAGACTTCGTTTCTTGTTGATTGGAAGACAATGTTTTCTTCAGCAGTATTTGCTGGAGTAGCCAGCAACTCATCAAGAGATCTGCAGTCTTCTGTTTTAGGAACTAGTATTCCTAGTGTTGAGGACTCTACAACTGAAACTGGTTCATCTACCATTGATATTCCCATTTGTAATGGATTTCATGAAGAAGGTTTCCACAATATAAATATAGGATTAGAGGGATATAATCCTGCCATTCTTTCTGGATTTTCCTCCCTTTCAGCCTCTCTGAAGAAAGTTGCTGGGGACAGCTTACCTCTTGCCTCCTCTTCTCCTCATCAGTCTTTATCTAATTACGTTGGCTTCAATGGAAAAGAAATTAATGGTCAAATCTCGGAAGAGGTTCCAGTTTTAAAAACTGTGGAAGCTTCTGACCTCTATGATATGGAAGGTAAAAAAGGTTCTGACAAAGAGAAGACAGTTGATGATGGACATCCTCAATCTTTGTTTCCTTGCTCCGAAGCCTCTCTGGACAGAATAAAAGATGTCAACTATAACGAAGATCAAATCCAAAGTGAGGGTGATGTCAATGCAGTGTTGGATTCTCAGAGTATTTTGGTTTTGATGTCTAGACGGAATGCCTTAAGAGGGACTGTATGTGAGCAAAGCCATTTTTCTCATATAATGTTCTACAAGAATTTTGATGTTCCCCTCGGAAAGTTTCTTCGGGATAATTTACTCAATCAG AGAAGCCAGTGCAGCACTTGCGGTGAATTGCCGGAAGCACACTTTTACTATTATGCTCATCATAATAAGCAGCTTACCATACAAGTTAAAAGGCTTCTGAAGATTTTGCCTGGAGAAGCAGAAGGAAAACTTTGGATGTGGATTCGCTGTGGTAAATGTAAACATGAAAGCAAATTCCCAAAATCTACTAAACGAGTCTTGATTTCAACTGCTGCATGTAGCCTTTCCTTGGGAAAATTCTTGGAGCTGAGCTTTTCCCACCAATTTTCATCTGGAATTTTATTTAGCTGTGGCCATTCACTGGAGAGAGACTTCCTCTACTTCTTTGG ACTGGGTCCTTTGGCAGCAATGTTTAAATACTCTCCAGTGACAACCTATACTTTGTCTCTCCCACCTCAGAAGCTGGAGTTCCATACAATCAGGCCTGATGGCCCCAAGCAAGAATTTCATGAT gtttatttAAGAGGGATGTTACTCTTCAATGGGGTTGGTGAGACTTTGAAGAATTTAAGATCTCGATTTGCAGGGTCAGTTCTGAATCTTCAAGGTTCATTGAAAGAATTCTCTGATATTGAGGATATGTTGAAGCAGGAGAGTTCTGAGTTCGAG AAAGCTGTTGTTAAAAATAGGGATGAGGCTGTTTATAAGCTTCTTAGCTTGAATCAATTATTGTGGGAGCTTCTTCTTGAATCATGCATCTGGGAAAGACGTCTGCAGTCATTGCTCTCACCTGATCCTTCAGTGCTAGTGACTGGTGCCAGTGAGAAAGAAGTGCAGGACCAGTTTGAGTCACAGATGACTGGCACTGCTGATGGAAGAAACCATGGGAATGATACTAGCAGTGACAAAGTTTATGAAAACAGTGGCAAATTGAGGGATACACTCAGTACAACTGTTAGAGCAAGTGAATTTTCAATCAAAGAAATTCCAGTTGATGGTCACGTTCATGAATCTAGGGAACATGATAATCTTTACACCTCACCTACCGCGGCTGAGGATATTGAGAGGTCAAGAGTGAGTGGTCTGAGCCAGAACAGGTTTTTCAACCAAGAACTATTTGTGAAACCTAGTGACTCTGCCCACCAGCATTCTGATGATGGAAATTGCCAAGCAGACTATTTTTCTGATATACAAGTTGAAAGAACCATTCCAATTGTGACTAGTATAGAGATGAGCGATTCTTTTGTTGATTCTGATTCATCTAAAAAGGGTACGTCTGCACGTTCTCTAGCATTCAGCTTAGAGAACACAAATGGATGGTTCTGGATGCCATTTTCAGAAATCCGACGGATCTACATGAAGGATCTTCAGAGAGGTTTCATGCCAAAATTTCAGCCGATCAGTAGCTATATTCAGGAACACGTATCTGCAGCTTATCAACTAATCATGGAGGAAGGACAGAGGCTGCACATCCCTGTTGGAACTGATAATTATATGGTGAGAGACTACGATGGTGAACTCTCTAGCATAATTGCTTGTGCACTGGCATTTTTAAAAGATCAACCTGTTTCAACAGAGCTTTACAACGAGGATGGTAGGAAAGAGGGTGGCATGTCTTTTAAATCAACTGATAGTTTAGACATACTGACTCGAATTCCTACAATGATCTCCCCACGTTGGTCTTCTAACGGTTCTGATTCAGATTCTGTTCATTCTAAACTAAATATTTCTTTGGAAGAGTCACACTTGTCCAGCTTTGATGGGTTAAATTTATTGGAATCTGTGGTTCCTCCAGCAAATCTCAGCCCTGAAGTCTCTCTTGCGGTATCAAAATCATTTGGAAAGGGTAAATACTCTGTAATTTGTCTATACGCTAAGCAGTTCCGTGATCTTCGGAATCGATGTTGTCCATCTGAACTTGATTATATAGCTTCCCTCAGTCGTTGTAAGAAATGGGATGCAAAAGGTGGAAAGAGCAATTCCTTTTTTGCAAAGACACTGGATGACAGATTTATCATAAAGGAAATTAAGAGGACAGAATTTGAGTCATTTGTGAAGTTTGCTCCACATTATTTCAAATACATGAACGAGTCATTTGAGTTAGGAAACCAAACTTGTCTTGCAAAAGTTCTGGGGATTTATCAG GTGATCACTAGACAAACCAAAAGTGGGAAAGAGATAAAGCATGATCTGATGGTCATGGAGAATCTTACCTTTGGTCGAAACATCACTCGCCAGTATGATCTTAAGGGAGCTTTACATGCTAGATACAATTCAGCTGCTGATGGTGCAGGAGTTGTTCTTCTGGATAAAAACTTTGTTGAAGACATGAATTCCTCTCCACTATACGTCAGTAATACATCAAAGTATCTCTTGGAACGTGCTGTTTGGAATGACACCACCTTTCTTAAT